The Oreochromis niloticus isolate F11D_XX linkage group LG18, O_niloticus_UMD_NMBU, whole genome shotgun sequence DNA window CGTAACTttaagtttctctttgttcacagccattgacatgtcgaagaggttaacacgtgaggagcggatcaaaattgtgttgatatctggtgaacgcagtaaccaggtcattgcagcagatttcaatgcaagacaccctacgagaccacccatctcccatgctacagttagcaaactgcttgctaagtttcgtgaaactggttcagtgttggatttgccaaaatgtggacgcaagaaaactgtcactaatgaagaaacatcagtggctgtcctagcttcattcagcaagagcctacagtgtagcactcgccgcatgtcactggagagtggcattagtcgaacatcgcttcggcggatattagctactcacaaatggcacccttacaaactccagctactgcagcatctcaacgaggatgacccagatcggcgcacagaatttgcagaatgtgcaaaacaaaaattggaacaggaccttcagttcacgcagaagattttgttcagtgatgaggcaaacttttatgtgaatggtgaagttaacaaacaaaaccaccgctattggtctgacactaacccacattggatggatccctccaagactgttggaacaacaaaagtgatggtttggtgtggtatatggggtacaacgatagtgggtccattcttcatcaatggaaacctcaaggccactggatatttgaaattgctacatgatgatgtgtttccctctttgtgcactgaagctggcacgttccctgagtttttccagcaagatggtgcaccaccacattatgggtgccaggtccgagcattcctagatgaacagtttcctggaaagtggattggtcgtcatgggccagttgaatggcccccaaggtctcccgatctgacccccttagacttttatctttggggtcatctgaaggcaattgtctatggtgtgaaaatacgagatgtgcagcacctgaaactacggatactggatgcctgtgctggcatttctcctgcggtgttgctatcagtgtgtgaagagtgggagaagagggttgcattgacaatccaacacaatgggcagcacattgaacacattttataagtggtcagaaacttgtaaataactcatgaaagaataaagttacgttgaaaccaagcacaccattgtttttcttgtgacattaccaataagtttgatgtgtcacatggccccttcctattgaaaaaacaaaagttgtatccaagatggccgacttcgaaatggccaccatggtcaccacccatcttgaggagtttgctccctcacatatactaatgtgccacaaacaggactttaatatcaccaaccattcccattttattacagtgtatccatataaaaggcccaccctgtacaataCTTATTTTTTTTGGCCTTATTCCTTGCACacagatttctccagattttcTGTCTATCTTATGATGATGTTATGAACCATAGATGATGAGACCTGGCATATTTTGACACAGTGTGTAGTGTGTTCTTAAAACAATGTGAGGAAACtgaacaagtggaggacaaaagagaaGTGGGAGGCTTAAAAAAacactatctacagcagatgagcaGTCATGTCCTTgagaaaaagggcaaaaaaaccACCAGAATAGACCTGACTCTGGACATGATATATGCATGGGGTCCTTCAGTTTATTCATCTACTGTTTAATGAAGCCCTAATCACAAATGCTCTCAGGCGAAGGCTGGCTGTCAAGatgccattcttaaggaagggtaACAAGGAGAAAAGAGTGagatatgccaaattacacaagaactaaactgaaaatcagtgacaacagACCTTATGGAGAAATCTGCAAAAACACTCTGGTCATTCTCGAAAAACAATCATATTAAATTaagctttaaaaatacaaaggtATATTAACACGAACTAAAGAAATAACTTCACCACAGTAAGGTCTCATCCAATTGGCAAATCACTGCATCATGGTACAGTGAAAACAAATCCAGCCTAAggattttctgcattattttctGTGATCTAGCAAACTGATTTTGCCATAGaagcaacaaacaacaacaataactgtTTCTGAAACTTTTTATTGAAGTATCACCCATTTAAAAACACCCTGAACTGTAAAGGTGACCTGTGACCCATTACATGGTCGTGTCATCACATAGTTAGGACCATCTTCCCAGCAGCCCCAGGAGACTCGATGATATCATGGTGGGCCTGGGCAGCTTTTTCAAGCGGATACTGGGAACCGACGACTGGACGCAACCAACCAGCTTCCATCCCTGCATACAGTAGAGCTCCACACTCCTTCATCTCCTCCTGAGAGGAGCAGGGGGAGAAGAAAGATGTCCAAATCACCAAATGGGGCACGGAATAAGAATTCTGTACATATTTATGTATCATGTATGGAGTCATAGCTAAAGGTTTTGGCAGTAGCATTACCAATGTGCATGATTTTGCTTACttggaaaactaaataaaataaaaaataataacaataatagcaCGGAACACTAACCTTAACAAACgaaacattttcaaataataACAATCAAACCTACTCTGGAAAATAGGcttaactgaattaaaaactaaattttaaaatgaaattttaaaaaaaattagataACTGACAATTTTTGTGATGCTGTTGTTTTGTACCGGTGTTGCAAAGAAAAGGGCCACTCCCACTATGCTGCTCTCTTTAACCATGGTGTCTCTGGGATTGATCTCTATAGATCCTCTGGAGCCAACAACCTAAAGAAAAAGAGCAAAGTAGAGGTATGATTGATGAGTATTTGTAAACTACTGTATATCAGAACATTTCTGGTAGATATGAATCCCAGCACAATGATGTACTGTTCCAAACCTGACAATATAACATTAGAAATACTACTACGCATTTTCATCAGTGCTTTCCTGCTACACCTGTTGTTATGTCCTACAGCTAACTAGTCCGCTATGCTTTTATGCTGCAACAGGTCTGTCAGAATACACAGAACTgggtgtttttaaaattttctaaCAAAGCTGAGCTAAAGAAGacctaaatacattttataaagAGCTGCATTGTTTGAGTTTGGAGCTAGCTGGGAATGACAGACAACCTCCTGTTACTGCTGCACACCACGTCATTCATACTTTTTATTCATACTACCTGTTCTTTAATAACAGTGAACACTGCTGCTTTGTCCGTTATTTGCTTCTCACCTCTTGCTTTGTAGCTGATGGTTGCTAGAGGACATTACAGCCCTAGAGGacatttctcaaaaaaaaaaaaaactgtagtcCTACCATCACTCGCCCTCCATAGGCCAGCATCTGGAGGTCCTTACTGAGGTTGATGTTCGACAGCATCTCCACTATCACATCTACACCTCGGCCCTCTGTGGCTTCCTGgaatacataaacacacagagcatATTTCGGAAGGTCAGAAAGAGTTTTTCCTGCCACTTGACTTCTATGTGAGTGAATACCATGATTTTGTCTGTGTATCCTTCTTGTCTATGATTAAAGGCCAGGTGAGCTCCATTGTTAAGGACCAACTTCATCCCTTCTGGTGTCCCTGCTGTCCCAAAAACTTGAAGACCCAGAGCACGGGACAACTGACAGGCTGCAATGCCCACCTATTGGATGAAGAAAGTATTTGATTGTAGCTAAATTTCATTTTAGCACACATTTCTAGTCACTTTTATTTAAAGCTGATGAGCCACGGTAGTACAAGTAATGCAAGAATATATTTATGTAACAGTAAAAAAGTCACAAAGCCcaacatttattcatttactccatttctgtttatattatttGATTAAAGACAATTTTTTCTAGACATCTGCATCTCTTTAGTTCATAAACTAACACGATCTTGtattaaaaacaagtataaaaACCTGGGAAAAAAGTTACCCTGGTTAGTTGTTTTCATGTTAGTTATAGAGCAGTGACATACACAATCAGACCAGAAGAGGCCAAACAACATAATTTTGCCATAGGAGTAAGTACATTAAATCAAGATACTATATATAAGGTACTGAATTTATGTCTTTTACCTTATCCTTAGGTTTTAGATGTCAGGATTATTAGACAGGAGGTTTACTAATATGGTCTTAAATCTTTTACATATCAgatgctgcagtggtttgaatcatatctataTAATAGATTCCgatttgtttatataaatggagagtcctcttcccACAATAaagttaattatggagttccacaagGTTCTGTgataggaccaattctgtttagaTTATACAGTGGAacgcaaaagtttgggcaaccttgttaatagtcactATTTTCCtatataaatcgttggttgttacaataaaaaatgtcagtaaaatatatcatataggagatgtgatatttgagaagtgaaatgaggtttattggatttacagaaagtgtgcaataattgtttaaacaaaatcaggcaggtgcattaatttgggcactgttgtcattttattgattccaaaacctgtagaactaattattggaactcaaattggcttggtaagctcagtgacccctgacctacatacacaggtgaatccaaTAATGAGAAAGCGTATCTAAGGGGGTCAATTGTAAGTTTCCCTCCTCTtgtaattttctctgaagaGTAGCAACATGAGGGCCTCAAAACAACTTtcaaatgacctgaagacaaagattgtTGACCATCATGGTTTACGGGAAGGATACAGAAAACTGTCTCAGAGATttaagctgtctgtttccacagttaggaacatattgagaaaatggaagaccacaggctcagttcaagttaaggctcgacgtggcagaccaagaaaaatctcGGATAGACAGAAGCGACAAATGGTGAGAACAGTCAGagtcaacccacagaccagcaccaaagacctccaacatcatcttgcagcagatggagtcactgtgcatcgttcaaccattcggcgcactttacacaaggagatgctgtatgcgagagtgatgcagaggaagccttttcTCCGCCCACAGTAGAAACAGAGCCGCTTGAGgtatgctaaagcacatttggacaagtcagcttcattctggaataagctgctgtggactgatgaaactaaaactgagttatttgggcataacaagggacgttatgcatggaggaaaaggaacacagcattccaagaaaaacacctgctacctacagtaaaatatggtggtggttccatcatgctgtggggctgtgtggccagtgcagggactgggaatcttgtcaaagttgagggacacatggattccactcagtatcagcagattctggagaccaatgtccaggaatcagtgacaaagctgaagctgcaccggggctggatctttcaacaagacaacgacccgaaacactgctcaaaatccactaaggcattcatgcagaggaacaagtacaacattctggaatggccatctcagtcccagacctgaatattattgaaatctgtggtgtgagttaaagagagctgtccatgctcggaggccatcaaacctgaatgaactagagatgttttgtaaagaggaatggtccaaaataccttcaaccacaatccactctcattggaacctacaggaagcgtttagaggctgtaatttctgcaaaaggcggatctactaaatattgatttcatttctttttttgtggtccCCAAATTagtgcacctgcctgattttgtttagcacacaaatccaataaacttcgtttcacttctcaaatatcactttgtctgtctcctatatgatatatttaactgataTATTCTAtcgtaacaaccaacgatttatacaggaaaatgactattaacaaggttgcccaaacttttgcatcccactgtacaTGCTTCCTTTAGGCAGTATGATTTGAATAGCACACATCTTACCAATGTGCTCACTGACACCAGGGTCGAGTAAAATGCCAGAAATGTTCCAAATCATGAAAATCTTACCAAcagttttattaaatattttatctccaaaaaagaaaatctatcCATAATTATTCGCCCTCTTCAGGGTGTCACTTATAAAcaaaagtcattttttaaaacactttcttTTTGACACCAAGAGATAAAAACAGAACTCAAGCTCCCTTACATTAGGTGTGAATCATATTTGTAATCAAATTAAATTACGCATCCACTTGTTTATTCCATCAGTCTCTCTCTGGTTTGTGGGGTGGTACATAAAATGACAAAGGTTGTGAAAATGATCTCAATATTGAGGCGTGGAGATGAAAATAACAAGCAAAACCACTGTCTTATATCTATACTATCCGAAGTACATTGAAAATTGTTACTTAGAGAATCATTATCCCGTCACGGTATGGCTTTGGAACTAAAGAGAACCACTTGTACGGCAGTTCTTGAtcttgttgaaaaaaaaatcaataaactaATGCTACAGGTCAATGTGGTACTGGAATCTTTCTTAACTTACTGAAAGTTTGATTCTATTATTTCAAAATCCTCCTAGGCAAACTACAGATTTATGTTGTGAGGGGCACGGCACTCAGTTCAATTAGATATTATATGTAGGAAAAGGAGCAATATGTTTGTGTAAATGGTAATAAATCTCAAAGTATAACTATCAAATATGGGGTCCCACAGGGATCAGTATCAGGACTACTTTTCTCCCTTTTATGCATTAGTGATTTTGTTCATTCCTTTAGTATTTTGTGTGCAATATTGTAATATTTTTCATAATGCATAATGAAGTATTTAGACTTGAGGACAAACTCTGTAATATTCTCCACCATACTCTCCCTTAACCCACTCACACACTATAACACTTCAACTTTTGAAGGGAAAGAAAGGCAAAACAAGTTTTAGTTGACCTACAGATCAGGAAAGCACTGCAAGTGTTCAAAATCTTTTTCGGGCTTTAAAAACAGATTAATACAACAGCTGCTCCTAAAATATGTTTAGATGTATCGGATTGGTGTCACTATACTTTGGCATCCTTCCAGGATATTTTAGAGATCTAGGTCAGCCTAATGATGATTTGTTAGAAATTGGAGCTTTATCTCCTATAGCTGAAGAACAGTCTCACCCCTCCACTGGCTCCATGAATAAGAACGGTCTCTCCAGCCTTGGCGTGCGCTCTGcacaacacaaaaaacccacagagtAGGTGAAAGTTAACAGTATGGTGCTGCATTACTAATTAACCACCCCCTCTATTAAAAACATTGATCTTCCCTTTGTAACATGATGTATGTTCAGAGTTGGGATATGCATATATCTGGACTTGTCAGTGTGGAAGGAAGAAGAGCTGATCAAGGTTTTGACCAGAGGGCAGTATAAGTACCACACAGCTGTGTAGACTTGATTATATACAGGAAGAGATACACATGTATTTCTTGTTGTTATAATATATTTTAGCTGACATTACTTTTTCAGCACTTTCTGTTGTCATATAAGCCCACTAAAAGATTTTTTCTGGACCTTATAATTTGAATTAGAAATATTAatatgtgtttaaaatcatGTTCACTTGTGTtccttattgttttatgacttGTTGTGTGACTTGCTTCGCTAATAATAACAATTGAATTTCATTGCTTTGCTCTTTAAGATCTGCAGCTGGTGGAATCCTACTACAGCTCGCCCTGATTAGAACAGGTGTGTCTTACTTGTGGATCAGAGCTCTGTAGGCGGTGAAGTACGGGATCCCGATGGCTGCTCCCTGTGTGAAGTCTAAAGCATCAGGCAGCTTGTAAACAGAGTCGCCAGCTGCTACAGTGTACTCTGCATAGCCTCCAGTCTCTGTAGCTGTGGTGAACACACGATCCCCTGCCTGGAAAACCCACACATATGTTCACACACTGTGCACACCTCCTGTATCTCCTTTTTTAAGAGTTCCTTCTCACATTGTCTCTGTGTATTTTCTATAGGCTAAACTTGGATTTACACAAGTTTTAAGTGATGCTAAACAGAAGATGGAGGACTGATCTCGATATGATCATATAACTGCACTGACATGTAGCTGCTATCACATCCCCAGTCATCTGTACTCTGACCTTCACTGCAGTCACTCCTTCTCCAACTGATTCCACCACTCCTGCTATATCAGAGCCAGGTGTGTAAGGCAGGGTGGGTTTCCTTGCATATGTCCCAGCTCGGATGTAAGTTTCCACAGGGTTCACTCCACAGGCATGGACACGGATCAACACCTATATGAGATAGAGAGAGACTTCAGATGGACTGTGCCATGTGGGCTGAGAGATTAGGAGATTTTAAACACTATTACtcaaatatttcatttaaatcaCTGAAACTTGTATAATAATCACAGGTTACAAACACGCTGTGCACAATAGTGTAAATAGTGCAGTAAATAACAAAAGTCGATACAAGTTTGTCCACCTGGGGCCATTAATTCTAGTCTTAGCCACTTCAATCTTTAAAATTTCTAAATGTTTCAATTTGACCATCATTTCAAGCTTAAGAAACAGCTGCCTGACTACAAAACTTCAACTACTGGATACATTTCTCAGATTTTACCCTTGATTTATTTGCTATTGACTATAACAAAATCAGATTTCTGACTTAAAAACATGTTCACAGCTTTTTTATTCCAAGTAAAAGAATGCAATTGCAATGACACTTGATAGATGTTCTGACGTAAGTGGGGGTTTACCCTTTTGCCACTTTGATAGTACTGTACAGACATTTAACACTCATTCAGTGCCAATTTATTCCTGTGTGATTCAGCACATTTCTTTGAGAACTGGATAACCAGTGCAGAggtccatccaggatctgtgaCCAGAACAAGTATTACTTGTACTACTTTTTGCTAATAATTAAATTAGAATTGACTTCTACATGATTTCACATGTAGAATTTGATATTAACATCATTCAAAAAAAGGCAAGTATATTTGTTTTGTCAAgaatcaatttaaaaaatgactttatGGGCTTTAATAACTGAAAGGAAGCTGGAGATGAATTTGCAACTTG harbors:
- the cryz gene encoding quinone oxidoreductase isoform X1; protein product: MCASMSGSRLMRAIRVSEFGAPSVLRLRSDVTVPQPGRTQVLIRVHACGVNPVETYIRAGTYARKPTLPYTPGSDIAGVVESVGEGVTAVKAGDRVFTTATETGGYAEYTVAAGDSVYKLPDALDFTQGAAIGIPYFTAYRALIHKAHAKAGETVLIHGASGGVGIAACQLSRALGLQVFGTAGTPEGMKLVLNNGAHLAFNHRQEGYTDKIMEATEGRGVDVIVEMLSNINLSKDLQMLAYGGRVMVVGSRGSIEINPRDTMVKESSIVGVALFFATPVQNNSITKIEEMKECGALLYAGMEAGWLRPVVGSQYPLEKAAQAHHDIIESPGAAGKMVLTM
- the cryz gene encoding quinone oxidoreductase isoform X2, coding for MCASMSGSRLMRAIRVSEFGAPSVLRLRSDVTVPQPGRTQVLIRVHACGVNPVETYIRAGTYARKPTLPYTPGSDIAGVVESVGEGVTAVKAGDRVFTTATETGGYAEYTVAAGDSVYKLPDALDFTQGAAIGIPYFTAYRALIHKAHAKAGETVLIHGASGGVGIAACQLSRALGLQVFGTAGTPEGMKLVLNNGAHLAFNHRQEGYTDKIMEATEGRGVDVIVEMLSNINLSKDLQMLAYGGRVMVVGSRGSIEINPRDTMVKESSIVGVALFFATPEEMKECGALLYAGMEAGWLRPVVGSQYPLEKAAQAHHDIIESPGAAGKMVLTM